The stretch of DNA TCTAAAGAGCCATATAAATATTGTGGAACATTTCACATATTTTGGTCCTCGGTGGATAAATATGTAGAATGATCTTATTGGAAACACCTAAGGAATTTGGGGATTAATACTGTGATCAATTGTGCCAACATCCTTAGCTCTGTTAGAACAATAAGACCAAAGGTTTAAATTCACGGTTTGACAGCCTTGTCCTAAAAAAGCTAAAGTGCTCTGAAGCCTGAAATTTAACTGATTGGACCATGATTTAACACACTCAAGCTAATTGTTTGTTTGACACTGATAGCAGCAGTACAAGTAGTCTGTtagttaaataaaacatacccTTTTTTAACACACAAAAATGTGAATCTGACATATCAATGTTAACCGGCAAGCACAAGACAGAAGCTCCAGAAAAAGTAGAGTTTTGTCATATCTGGAGTATTCACAAAAatctaaaacatatacaaCTAGCAACTTGAAGCTCTAAAAAATTTCGTTTAAGTATTCATTCACATAAACAAGTATGCACTTGCAAATGTAATACTTCACTTATAGTTTGCTACGCATATCATATCCTAATCTAATCGGATGGAGCCACATTAACAACAAGCAAATTAACTTTAGTAGCAACTAGCAAACCAAAGCCAATGGCAATTACAGCTAATGAATATTGATACTCATTATACAACAAGGGAAGATAAAGCACGCGGTTTTCTACCTGACTCCGGCATCACCAACAATGCCAATGGCCATTCCGGCAGCAAGACCAGCAAGACCACAAGCGAGTCCAGATGAGAGGTGCGCGTAGCCATCGAAGAGGTAGTAAGGCTTGGCCTTGGGGTTGATCCCTGTGCTGATGATGACGGCGATGATGAGACCGTAGATACCGAGCACACCAGCCATGACCACGGGCACGATGGACTTCATCACCAGCTCCGGCCGCATCACACCCATGGACGCCACCCCGACGCCGCTCTTGGCCGTCCCGTACGCTGCCCCCATGCCTGCAGCCACCCAGAGATCTCGTCAGAATCGCATCGTGGCTCCAATACGAGCTTTTCTCAGATCAGATCGGATCGAAGCGCGCAGCACGCGGATCACGGCGGATCGGAGCAGCCCGGAAGCTCCAGTGCCCCGCGAACCTCTCATTCTCTCATGGAATCGAGCGCCAAGAAGAAAAGATCGGGGATTTCGCAAGTCCAGACCAGCGCGGAGGCGAgaaaggagagggagggggagagagagagagagagagagcgtaCAGGAGAAGAcgagcgcggaggcggcgccgaggaagcCGAAGAAGGGAGCGGTCTCATCGCCGCTGAACACCGACGACATCTTCGCCTCCTCTCCTGGTCGTCTGCCGCTGCGACGGTGAGCCCGCAAGCTCTCTCCGGTCGCCGCGAGCAAGGGACGGGTCGAACGAGAGCGAGCTCGTGGGATTGGGATTGGGATTGGGCTCTGGTGATCCGATCTGAGGAGATGGGGAGCTTCGATTTGGGGGGCTCGAGGTTGAGGAAGACGGGAGGGGGGCAAGCCGCGAGGTCGTGTGAGGAAGAGAAAACGAGAGGCGCACGCCGCGGCGTCGTTGGGTTTGGACGGTTTTGCCCCTCGTGACGTAGGCAGGCAGGCACGGCTGTGGTTGCCTCAGTGTGGAGGGGTACTATTGTCCAATGTTAGGAAGAGAGAGCCCAAAAGGATGTTTTCCTCTGCTCCTCCGTCTGTCCTAAAATACTCCTTCGGTCATTTTACTGCTGATTTATTATGAGATATTGAGatatactatattaatatttattattttatatatttattgaaaatagatttaataaatagatcaagtaaaatatatattgtttattcaTTTTGATTTTCAAAGTGAAACATTCAAAGCTACAATGTATCTGAAGTTTAATAGTTATGGCTCCCATAGGAACACATGATttttgctttatttttcttatacatTTATCcactttatttaaaattccTCCATTACACACTTAAAACTAAGATCTAGGCATGAGGGGGTCCACTTAAATGGtgattataattaaaaaaacgtaAAAACTTTATAACTTTTAGGGCTTCTCATATGTAATGTGTCATATCAGTGTAAAATCATATGACAATACATGGATAGGTAGATAGCTTTCATATTTTAGTTAACTCTTTTGGGTATTATGCAAACAGATCATAAAGATGGCAATATCATATGAGTTAAATTCGTATCAATGTTTTCTACTCGTCCAACCATAAGTGTACATGTCAATTTGTTTTTGGATTACGCAATAGTACT from Oryza brachyantha chromosome 12, ObraRS2, whole genome shotgun sequence encodes:
- the LOC102715713 gene encoding V-type proton ATPase 16 kDa proteolipid subunit — encoded protein: MSSVFSGDETAPFFGFLGAASALVFSCMGAAYGTAKSGVGVASMGVMRPELVMKSIVPVVMAGVLGIYGLIIAVIISTGINPKAKPYYLFDGYAHLSSGLACGLAGLAAGMAIGIVGDAGVRANAQQPKLFVGMILILIFAEALALYGLIVGIILSSRAGQSRAD